One part of the Vogesella sp. LIG4 genome encodes these proteins:
- the bamA gene encoding outer membrane protein assembly factor BamA, translated as MSPAWAADSFVIKDIRVEGLQRTEPGTVFNYLPLKVGDSFSDDKAAAAIKALYATGFFNDVRVETDKDVVIVSVNERPVISRLDISGAKEFNKDQLIKGLKDNGLAESRIFDQSLLDQAIQELKRQYFSKGKYAVEITPQITKLDRNRLAITLDIVEGVTAKIASIHIVGARHFKEADLLDEFSLTTSGYMTWLSRADQYSRQELSADLEKLRAYYLNQGFAEFNIDSTQVSISADKKQVYLTINITEGNQYRVAETRLAGDLKLPEADLKKLLVVKPGELFNREHVNESVTALTDRLGAEGYAFANVNVNPEFDKEKQTLVLTFFVDPGRLTTVRRISVAGNTRTRDEVIRRELRQLETAQYNGDAVKRSKERLELLGYFETVDVQTPPVADTPDQVDMVVNVKERPTGSVQAGIGYAQHDGIQLSASVSQSNVLGSGKSVSVNFNQGKSSKVYSVSFTDPYYTIDGVSVGYDIYHRISTPYNSNTGAYDLYKNTTTGGLVRFGVPVTEYDRINLGIGAEMGTLALSSNSPQQYKDFVDTNGTHNTTLLGTAGWSRDKRDSAVWPTRGNNMSVNANMGLPGGDLEYYRITHSESWFWPLSKTLTFALSGDVGFVNSYGKTKRVPFFQNFYEGGIGSVRGYDSGSLGPRDTDGDPLGGTRKISGSAELLFPFPGMRDNRSLRTSIFFDAGTVWDDKVKSVSAADAMRYSSGVALAWLSPIGPMKFSFAYPLGKKEGDKLQRFQFVLGQTF; from the coding sequence ATGTCGCCAGCATGGGCGGCCGACAGTTTTGTCATCAAGGATATTCGCGTTGAAGGGCTGCAGCGTACCGAGCCTGGCACCGTATTCAACTACCTGCCGCTGAAGGTGGGTGACAGCTTCAGCGACGACAAGGCCGCTGCCGCGATCAAGGCACTGTACGCCACCGGCTTCTTCAACGATGTACGCGTGGAAACCGACAAGGACGTGGTGATCGTGTCGGTGAACGAACGGCCGGTGATCTCCCGCCTGGATATTTCCGGCGCCAAGGAATTCAACAAGGACCAGCTGATCAAGGGCCTGAAGGACAACGGCCTGGCCGAGTCCCGCATCTTCGACCAGAGCCTGCTGGACCAGGCGATCCAGGAACTCAAGCGCCAGTATTTCAGCAAGGGCAAGTACGCGGTGGAAATCACCCCGCAGATCACCAAGCTGGACCGCAACCGCCTGGCCATCACCCTGGACATCGTGGAAGGCGTTACCGCCAAGATCGCCAGCATCCACATCGTGGGCGCCCGCCACTTCAAGGAAGCGGACCTGCTGGACGAGTTCTCGCTCACCACCTCCGGTTACATGACCTGGCTGTCCCGCGCCGACCAGTATTCGCGCCAGGAACTGAGCGCTGACCTGGAAAAGCTGCGCGCCTACTACCTGAACCAGGGCTTTGCCGAATTCAACATCGACTCCACCCAGGTGTCGATCAGCGCCGACAAAAAGCAGGTCTACCTGACCATCAACATCACCGAAGGCAACCAGTACCGTGTGGCGGAAACCCGCCTGGCTGGTGACCTGAAACTGCCGGAAGCCGATCTCAAGAAGCTGCTGGTGGTAAAACCGGGCGAGCTGTTCAACCGCGAGCACGTCAACGAATCGGTAACCGCGCTGACCGACCGCCTGGGAGCGGAAGGCTATGCCTTTGCCAACGTCAACGTGAACCCGGAATTCGACAAGGAGAAGCAGACGCTGGTGCTGACCTTCTTCGTCGATCCGGGCCGTCTGACCACCGTGCGCCGCATCAGCGTGGCCGGCAACACCCGCACCCGCGACGAAGTGATCCGCCGCGAACTGCGCCAGCTGGAAACTGCGCAGTACAACGGCGACGCAGTGAAGCGCAGCAAGGAGCGCCTGGAACTGCTGGGCTATTTCGAAACGGTGGACGTGCAGACCCCGCCGGTAGCGGATACCCCGGACCAGGTGGACATGGTCGTGAACGTCAAGGAACGCCCGACCGGTTCCGTGCAGGCCGGTATCGGCTATGCGCAGCATGACGGCATCCAGCTGTCGGCATCGGTATCGCAGTCCAACGTGCTGGGTTCCGGCAAATCGGTGTCGGTCAACTTCAACCAGGGCAAGTCGTCCAAGGTGTACTCGGTATCGTTTACCGACCCGTACTACACCATCGACGGCGTCAGCGTCGGCTACGACATCTACCACCGCATCAGCACGCCGTACAACTCCAATACCGGCGCCTACGACCTGTACAAGAACACCACCACCGGTGGCCTGGTGCGCTTCGGTGTGCCCGTTACCGAGTACGACCGCATCAACCTGGGCATCGGCGCCGAAATGGGCACGCTGGCCTTGAGCAGCAACAGCCCGCAGCAGTACAAGGACTTCGTCGATACCAACGGCACCCACAACACCACCTTGCTGGGCACCGCCGGCTGGTCGCGTGACAAGCGCGACAGCGCGGTATGGCCGACGCGCGGCAACAATATGAGCGTCAACGCCAATATGGGCCTGCCCGGCGGCGATCTTGAGTACTACCGCATTACCCATAGCGAAAGCTGGTTCTGGCCGCTGTCCAAGACCCTGACCTTCGCCCTCAGCGGCGACGTGGGCTTCGTCAACAGCTACGGCAAGACCAAGCGCGTGCCGTTCTTCCAGAACTTCTACGAAGGCGGTATCGGCTCGGTACGTGGCTACGACAGCGGCAGCCTGGGCCCGCGTGACACCGACGGCGATCCGCTGGGCGGCACCCGCAAGATCAGCGGCTCGGCAGAACTGCTGTTCCCGTTCCCTGGCATGCGCGACAACCGCAGCCTGCGCACCAGTATCTTCTTCGATGCCGGCACCGTATGGGACGACAAGGTCAAGAGCGTGAGCGCGGCGGACGCCATGCGCTACTCCAGCGGTGTGGCGCTGGCCTGGCTGTCGCCTATCGGCCCGATGAAGTTCAGCTTCGCTTACCCGCTGGGCAAGAAGGAAGGCGATAAACTGCAGCGCTTCCAGTTCGTGCTGGGGCAGACTTTCTAA
- a CDS encoding OmpH family outer membrane protein, translating into MKAFVSMAAMLGTLATAGLAQAADLKIGYINTERVYREAAPAVVAQKKLEKEFATREQELKKLAARGKELEGTIARNKANETERKAQERELAAVDREYQAKMRDFRDDLNQRRNEEFASVQERANRIIRQIAEREQFDLILQDAVYVSPKLDITPRVLKELEK; encoded by the coding sequence ATGAAAGCATTCGTTTCCATGGCAGCAATGCTGGGCACGCTGGCAACGGCGGGCCTGGCACAGGCGGCAGACCTCAAGATCGGTTACATCAATACCGAGCGGGTCTATCGCGAGGCCGCCCCGGCGGTGGTGGCGCAGAAAAAGCTGGAGAAGGAATTCGCCACCCGCGAGCAGGAGCTGAAAAAGCTGGCCGCCCGCGGCAAGGAGCTGGAAGGCACCATCGCGCGCAACAAGGCCAATGAAACCGAACGCAAGGCGCAGGAGCGCGAGCTGGCGGCGGTGGATCGCGAATACCAGGCCAAGATGCGTGACTTCCGCGACGATCTGAACCAGCGGCGCAACGAGGAGTTCGCCTCGGTGCAGGAGCGGGCGAATCGCATCATCCGGCAGATTGCCGAGCGGGAACAGTTCGACCTGATCCTGCAGGATGCGGTGTACGTCAGCCCCAAACTGGACATCACGCCAAGAGTGCTCAAGGAGCTGGAGAAGTAA
- the lpxD gene encoding UDP-3-O-(3-hydroxymyristoyl)glucosamine N-acyltransferase, whose product MKLSRIVAELGGELRGEDRDIVRLAPMGEATAQEITFLANPKFRSQLPGCQAGAIIVKPALADEAAGEGRSLILVADPYLYFAKVATLFNPPASARAGIHERAVIGAGAQIAASAEVRELVSVGRNVVIGERCILHPGVVLGDDVVLGDDVVLYPNVTIYHGCRLGNRVGVHSGTVIGADGFGLAWAGDRWYKIPQTGRVIIEDDVEIGANTTIDRGALADTIIRQDAKIDNLVQVAHNVEIGAHTAIAGCTGIAGSTRIGANCTIGGAAMFVGHIEIADRTHIGGGTLVSKSIRNADNYASSFPLSTYKDWLANAAHLRHLDQLVARVKQLEKALKEVQQNKEVQA is encoded by the coding sequence ATGAAATTATCCCGAATTGTTGCCGAGCTGGGCGGTGAGCTGCGCGGCGAGGACCGCGACATCGTGCGCCTGGCGCCGATGGGCGAGGCAACGGCACAGGAAATCACCTTTCTGGCCAACCCCAAGTTCCGCAGCCAGCTGCCCGGCTGCCAGGCTGGCGCCATCATCGTCAAGCCGGCGCTGGCCGACGAGGCGGCAGGCGAGGGCCGCAGCCTGATCCTGGTGGCCGATCCCTATCTGTACTTTGCCAAGGTGGCCACGCTGTTCAACCCGCCGGCCAGCGCACGCGCGGGCATCCATGAGCGCGCGGTAATCGGCGCCGGCGCGCAGATCGCCGCCAGTGCCGAGGTGCGCGAGCTGGTCAGCGTTGGCCGCAACGTGGTGATAGGCGAGCGCTGCATCCTGCACCCGGGCGTGGTGCTGGGCGATGACGTGGTACTGGGCGATGACGTGGTGCTGTATCCCAATGTCACCATCTATCATGGTTGCCGCCTGGGCAACCGCGTCGGCGTGCACAGCGGCACGGTGATCGGTGCCGATGGCTTTGGCCTGGCCTGGGCCGGCGATCGCTGGTACAAGATTCCGCAGACCGGCCGCGTGATCATCGAAGACGACGTGGAGATCGGCGCCAACACCACCATCGACCGTGGCGCACTGGCCGATACCATCATTCGTCAGGATGCCAAGATCGACAACCTGGTACAGGTGGCGCACAACGTGGAAATCGGTGCGCACACTGCCATTGCCGGCTGCACCGGCATTGCCGGCAGCACCAGGATCGGTGCCAACTGCACCATCGGTGGCGCGGCGATGTTTGTCGGCCATATCGAGATTGCCGACCGCACCCATATCGGCGGCGGCACCCTGGTTTCCAAGTCGATCCGTAACGCCGACAATTACGCCTCGTCGTTCCCGCTTTCCACTTATAAAGACTGGCTGGCCAATGCCGCGCACCTGCGCCACCTGGACCAACTGGTCGCCCGTGTAAAACAACTTGAAAAAGCACTGAAAGAAGTGCAACAGAACAAGGAAGTACAAGCATGA
- the fabZ gene encoding 3-hydroxyacyl-ACP dehydratase FabZ — MTDAANNTDNAAVHIDVREIMSYLPHRYPFLLVDRVTEFVADTRIKALKNVTINEPFFMGHFEQYPVMPGVLIIEALAQAAGILAIKSQGQRADNELYFFVGIDKARFKRQVVPGDQLVFEVETITVKRGIGKYSARALVDGQVACEAEIMCAKREV, encoded by the coding sequence ATGACCGACGCCGCAAACAACACCGACAACGCCGCAGTTCACATCGACGTGCGCGAGATCATGAGCTATCTGCCGCACCGTTACCCCTTCCTGCTGGTGGATCGTGTCACCGAATTCGTGGCCGATACCCGCATCAAGGCGCTGAAGAACGTCACCATCAACGAGCCGTTCTTCATGGGCCACTTCGAGCAGTACCCGGTGATGCCGGGCGTGCTGATCATCGAAGCGCTGGCACAGGCCGCCGGCATCCTGGCGATCAAGAGCCAGGGCCAGCGCGCCGACAACGAGCTGTATTTCTTCGTCGGCATCGACAAGGCCCGCTTCAAGCGCCAGGTCGTGCCGGGCGATCAACTGGTATTCGAGGTGGAAACCATCACCGTGAAGCGCGGTATCGGCAAATACAGCGCCCGCGCGCTGGTGGATGGCCAGGTGGCCTGCGAAGCCGAAATCATGTGCGCCAAACGCGAGGTGTGA
- the lpxA gene encoding acyl-ACP--UDP-N-acetylglucosamine O-acyltransferase has protein sequence MAIHPTAIIAEGAQIAPDVEIGAYSIIGANVSIDSGTWVGPHVVIEGHTSIGKNNRIFQFSSLGAVPQDKKYAGEPTRLEIGDGNTIREFCTFNIGTAQDVGVTRMGNNNWIMAYVHLGHDCQVGNNTIFANNATLGGHVYIGDWVILGGFTSVHQFCHIGDHAMTAFSSAVAQDVPPYVMAHGNRAVPSGINAEGLKRRGFTAEQIRNIRNAYKSLYRKGLSFDEARAEIVAAAAANPELDLFVRFFETANRGIIR, from the coding sequence ATGGCCATTCATCCAACCGCCATCATCGCCGAGGGCGCGCAGATTGCGCCGGACGTGGAGATTGGCGCCTACAGCATCATCGGCGCCAATGTCAGCATCGACAGCGGCACCTGGGTAGGCCCGCACGTGGTCATCGAGGGTCATACCAGCATCGGCAAGAACAACCGCATCTTCCAGTTCAGCTCGCTGGGTGCGGTGCCGCAGGACAAGAAATACGCCGGCGAGCCGACCCGCCTGGAAATCGGCGACGGCAACACCATCCGCGAATTCTGTACCTTCAACATCGGTACCGCGCAGGACGTGGGTGTTACCCGCATGGGCAACAACAACTGGATCATGGCCTACGTGCACCTGGGGCATGATTGCCAGGTGGGCAACAACACCATCTTCGCCAACAACGCCACCCTGGGCGGCCACGTCTACATCGGCGACTGGGTGATTCTGGGTGGCTTCACCAGCGTGCACCAGTTCTGCCACATCGGCGACCACGCCATGACTGCGTTCTCCAGCGCCGTGGCGCAGGACGTGCCGCCGTACGTGATGGCGCACGGCAACCGTGCGGTGCCCAGCGGTATCAATGCCGAGGGCCTGAAGCGTCGTGGCTTCACGGCAGAGCAGATCCGCAACATCCGCAACGCCTACAAGTCGCTGTACCGCAAGGGCCTGTCCTTTGACGAGGCCCGGGCCGAGATCGTTGCCGCCGCTGCGGCCAACCCCGAACTCGACCTGTTCGTGCGTTTCTTCGAGACAGCCAACCGCGGCATCATCCGTTAA
- the lpxB gene encoding lipid-A-disaccharide synthase, producing the protein MTAKLFTRPGALKVAMVAGEASGDMLGAHLMDALRSAHPNIEFAGIGGPRMQARGFHSQVSQEKLAVRGYLEVLKSLPELLRIRRTLRDTLIRERPDVFVGIDAPDFNLGLEKKLRQAGLHTVHYVSPSVWAWRPERVSKIGESADLVLCLFPMEKPLYDAAGVHATYIGHPLASEIPFTPDRDAMREQLGLRKDGPVFALLPGSRRSELEFMGGLYIDVARKLLQEYPDAQFLVPLATRPTLDQFDQLLTRHKAWDLPIRKLFGHAQMAMIAADVVLVTSGTATLEVALTKRPMVISYKLSWLTYQLVKRKLRLPFVGLPNVLAGRFVVPELLQKEATVEKLATAVSKLYQDQDSRQDIIGTFERLHEVLKLDSAKLAARAVLRVARC; encoded by the coding sequence ATGACTGCAAAGCTGTTTACCCGCCCGGGTGCGCTCAAGGTGGCCATGGTCGCCGGCGAGGCCTCGGGCGATATGCTGGGTGCGCACCTGATGGATGCACTGCGCAGCGCCCACCCCAATATCGAATTCGCCGGCATTGGCGGCCCGCGCATGCAGGCCCGTGGCTTCCACAGCCAGGTGTCGCAGGAAAAGCTGGCGGTGCGCGGCTACCTGGAAGTGCTGAAAAGCCTGCCGGAGCTGCTGCGCATCCGCCGTACCCTGCGCGACACGCTGATCAGGGAGCGGCCGGACGTGTTCGTCGGTATCGACGCGCCGGACTTCAACCTGGGGCTGGAGAAAAAACTGCGCCAGGCCGGGCTGCATACCGTGCACTACGTCAGCCCCTCGGTGTGGGCGTGGCGGCCGGAGCGGGTGAGCAAGATCGGCGAATCCGCCGACCTGGTGCTGTGCCTGTTCCCGATGGAAAAGCCGCTGTACGACGCCGCCGGCGTGCATGCCACCTATATCGGCCACCCGCTGGCCAGCGAGATTCCGTTCACCCCGGACCGCGACGCGATGCGCGAGCAGCTGGGCCTGCGCAAGGATGGCCCGGTGTTCGCGCTGCTGCCGGGCAGCCGCCGCAGCGAGCTGGAGTTCATGGGCGGGCTGTATATCGACGTGGCGCGCAAGCTGCTGCAGGAATACCCGGACGCGCAGTTCCTGGTGCCGCTGGCCACGCGGCCAACCCTGGACCAGTTCGACCAGCTGCTCACCCGCCACAAGGCCTGGGATCTGCCGATCCGCAAGCTGTTCGGCCATGCGCAGATGGCGATGATCGCCGCCGACGTGGTGCTGGTCACCAGCGGTACCGCCACGCTGGAAGTGGCGCTGACCAAGCGGCCGATGGTGATCAGCTACAAGCTGTCCTGGCTTACCTACCAGCTGGTGAAGCGCAAGCTCAGGCTGCCGTTTGTCGGCCTGCCCAATGTGCTGGCCGGCCGCTTCGTGGTGCCGGAACTGCTGCAGAAGGAAGCCACGGTGGAGAAGCTGGCCACCGCGGTAAGCAAGCTGTACCAGGACCAGGACAGCCGCCAGGACATCATCGGCACCTTCGAGCGCCTGCATGAAGTGCTGAAGCTGGACTCCGCCAAGTTGGCCGCACGCGCGGTGCTGCGGGTGGCGCGATGCTGA
- the rnhB gene encoding ribonuclease HII, with the protein MLICGVDEAGRGPLVGAVYTAAVILDPAQPITGLADSKVLSEAKREALALEIRARALAWFIARADAAEIDRVNIFQATMLAMVRAVEGLAITPDKVLIDGNKVPKTLRLPAEAIVKGDAKVAEISAASILAKTARDAEMIALDQLHPQYGFARHKGYPTPEHLAAIAAHGVLAEHRRSFGPVRAQLAAEQGSLF; encoded by the coding sequence ATGCTGATCTGCGGCGTGGACGAGGCTGGCCGCGGCCCGCTGGTGGGCGCGGTGTACACCGCGGCGGTCATCCTCGACCCGGCGCAGCCCATTACCGGGCTGGCCGATTCCAAGGTGCTGAGCGAAGCGAAGCGCGAGGCGCTGGCGCTGGAGATTCGCGCCAGGGCGCTGGCCTGGTTCATCGCCCGGGCCGACGCCGCCGAAATCGACCGCGTCAACATCTTCCAGGCCACCATGCTGGCCATGGTGCGCGCGGTGGAAGGCCTGGCCATCACGCCGGACAAGGTGCTGATCGACGGCAACAAGGTGCCCAAGACCCTGCGCCTGCCGGCCGAGGCCATCGTCAAGGGCGATGCCAAGGTGGCGGAGATTTCCGCCGCCTCCATCCTGGCCAAGACCGCGCGCGATGCCGAAATGATCGCGCTGGATCAGCTGCATCCGCAGTACGGCTTTGCCCGCCACAAGGGTTACCCGACGCCGGAGCACCTGGCCGCCATTGCCGCGCACGGCGTGCTGGCCGAGCATCGACGCAGTTTCGGCCCGGTGCGCGCCCAGCTGGCGGCGGAGCAGGGTAGCCTGTTCTGA
- a CDS encoding DNA-deoxyinosine glycosylase, translated as MRKSSFPPVVAADTRLLILGSLPGEASLQAGQYYAHPRNQFWRLMAAVTGSTLPMLDYPQRLAALQAHGVGLWDVVADAQRRGSLDADIREARYNPLLELLAELPALRAVAFNGKTAGRAQAQLAGCGVELLVLPSSSPALTTAFDKKLEEWQQLVRYIS; from the coding sequence ATGCGCAAATCCAGCTTTCCTCCGGTGGTGGCCGCCGATACCCGGCTGCTGATTCTCGGCTCGCTGCCGGGCGAGGCATCGCTGCAGGCCGGGCAGTACTACGCTCACCCGCGCAACCAGTTCTGGCGGCTGATGGCGGCGGTGACCGGCAGCACGCTGCCGATGCTGGACTACCCGCAAAGGTTGGCCGCATTGCAGGCGCACGGAGTCGGCTTGTGGGACGTGGTGGCCGACGCGCAGCGCCGCGGCAGCCTGGATGCCGACATCCGCGAGGCGCGCTACAACCCCTTGCTGGAGTTGCTGGCCGAGTTGCCGGCGCTGCGTGCGGTAGCCTTCAACGGCAAGACCGCCGGCCGGGCGCAGGCGCAGCTGGCCGGCTGCGGGGTGGAACTGCTGGTGCTGCCGTCGTCCAGCCCGGCGCTGACCACGGCATTTGATAAAAAACTTGAAGAATGGCAGCAACTTGTCCGATATATCAGCTAA
- the glp gene encoding gephyrin-like molybdotransferase Glp: MQSVDQTRDWLLSQARPLQTIETVSLLDAAGRVLAADVVATLDVPPHDNSAMDGYAVRAADAANLLPVSQRIPAGSQPQPLAAASAARIFTGAPIPADADAVVMQEQAELQDDGSVRFTAPVSAGQNIRRRGEDIASGQVVLNAGRRLGDADIGLAASIGVAALPVRQSLRVAVFFTGDELVEPGQPLAAGKIYNSNRYWLVPALRRLGCQVLDLGIVPDSLEATRAALREAAASADVVMTCGGVSVGEEDHVKAAVEAEGELQLWKIAIKPGKPLASGRVAEADFIGLPGNPVSGFVTYAVLVRDFLRARMGEAVQGWPQARQLPAAFEWNKPDTKREEFLRVQLREQGGQLVVSRYPNQGSGVLTSCAWADALVRLQPGQRVALGDMVAVYPL, translated from the coding sequence ATGCAAAGCGTAGATCAGACCCGCGACTGGCTGCTGTCCCAGGCCCGTCCGCTGCAAACCATCGAAACTGTTTCCCTGCTGGATGCCGCCGGCCGCGTACTGGCCGCCGACGTGGTGGCCACCCTGGACGTGCCGCCGCACGACAACAGCGCCATGGACGGCTATGCCGTGCGCGCCGCCGATGCGGCCAACCTTCTGCCAGTAAGCCAGCGCATTCCCGCCGGCAGCCAGCCGCAGCCGCTGGCCGCCGCCAGTGCTGCGCGCATCTTTACCGGCGCGCCGATTCCCGCCGATGCCGACGCCGTGGTGATGCAGGAGCAGGCCGAACTGCAGGACGACGGCAGCGTGCGCTTCACCGCGCCGGTGTCCGCCGGGCAGAACATCCGCCGCCGCGGCGAGGACATCGCCAGCGGCCAGGTCGTGCTGAATGCCGGCCGCCGCCTGGGCGATGCCGACATCGGCCTGGCCGCCTCCATCGGTGTGGCCGCGCTGCCGGTGCGGCAGAGCCTGCGCGTGGCGGTGTTCTTCACCGGCGACGAGCTGGTGGAGCCGGGCCAGCCGCTCGCCGCCGGCAAGATCTACAACTCCAACCGCTACTGGCTGGTGCCGGCGCTGCGCCGCCTGGGCTGCCAGGTGCTGGACCTGGGCATCGTGCCGGATAGCCTGGAGGCCACCCGTGCCGCGCTGCGCGAAGCGGCGGCCAGCGCCGACGTGGTGATGACCTGCGGCGGCGTGTCGGTGGGCGAGGAAGACCACGTCAAGGCAGCGGTGGAAGCCGAAGGCGAGCTGCAGCTGTGGAAGATCGCCATTAAGCCCGGCAAGCCGTTGGCCAGTGGCCGGGTGGCCGAGGCCGACTTCATCGGCCTGCCGGGCAACCCGGTGTCCGGCTTCGTTACCTACGCGGTGCTGGTGCGCGACTTCCTGCGCGCACGCATGGGCGAGGCGGTGCAAGGTTGGCCGCAAGCGCGCCAGCTGCCGGCAGCGTTCGAATGGAACAAACCGGATACCAAGCGCGAGGAGTTCCTGCGCGTGCAGCTGCGCGAGCAGGGCGGGCAGCTTGTAGTGAGCCGCTACCCCAACCAGGGTTCCGGCGTGCTGACCTCCTGCGCCTGGGCCGATGCGCTGGTGCGCCTGCAGCCGGGGCAGCGCGTGGCGCTGGGCGACATGGTGGCGGTCTACCCGCTGTGA
- a CDS encoding 2Fe-2S iron-sulfur cluster binding domain-containing protein: MTRLSFWRGGTLLAQVDDAQPGDMLLDVARFHDVPLHWRCGQGTCGTCAVHIRHAAQPREVMVGRKERNVLLRAGLIDAAMAARDSWPDTEATPRLACHLPLEETDWQVLLPEDN, encoded by the coding sequence GTGACTCGCCTGAGCTTCTGGCGCGGCGGTACGCTGCTGGCGCAGGTCGACGATGCCCAGCCCGGCGACATGCTGCTTGATGTGGCCCGTTTTCACGACGTGCCACTGCACTGGCGCTGCGGCCAGGGCACTTGCGGCACCTGCGCGGTGCACATCCGTCACGCCGCGCAGCCGCGCGAGGTAATGGTTGGCCGCAAGGAGCGCAACGTGCTGCTGCGCGCCGGCCTGATCGACGCCGCCATGGCGGCGCGCGACAGCTGGCCGGATACCGAGGCCACGCCGCGGCTGGCCTGCCATCTGCCGCTGGAAGAAACGGATTGGCAAGTGCTGTTGCCGGAGGATAATTAG
- a CDS encoding PolC-type DNA polymerase III has translation MKQRLAVIDFETTGITPGPGCRATEIGIVLLEGGQIVDRYQSLMNAGVRVPAMIEQLTGISNAMLRSAPPVAQVMREAADFVGSTPLVAHNASFDSKFWDYELAQLGRSRPQAFACTLLLSRRLLPQAPDHKLGTLTRWAGLPATGRAHRALADAEMAANLLLHLGSTLRQRHGVAPAHELLCKLQKVPAAKVAQFLSATPA, from the coding sequence ATGAAGCAGCGCCTGGCGGTCATCGACTTCGAAACCACCGGCATCACGCCGGGGCCAGGCTGCCGTGCCACCGAGATCGGCATCGTGCTGCTGGAGGGCGGGCAGATCGTTGACCGCTACCAGAGCCTGATGAACGCCGGCGTGCGCGTGCCGGCGATGATCGAACAGCTCACCGGCATTTCCAATGCCATGCTGCGCAGCGCACCGCCGGTAGCGCAGGTCATGCGCGAGGCGGCCGATTTTGTCGGCAGCACGCCGCTGGTGGCGCACAACGCCAGTTTCGACAGCAAGTTCTGGGATTACGAGCTGGCCCAGCTGGGCCGCAGCCGGCCGCAGGCCTTCGCCTGCACGCTGCTACTGTCGCGCCGCCTGCTGCCGCAGGCGCCGGACCACAAGCTGGGCACGCTCACCCGCTGGGCAGGCCTGCCAGCCACCGGCCGCGCCCACCGCGCCCTGGCCGATGCCGAGATGGCAGCCAACCTGCTGCTGCATCTTGGCAGCACCCTGCGCCAGCGCCACGGTGTAGCCCCGGCGCACGAGCTGCTGTGCAAGCTGCAGAAAGTCCCCGCCGCCAAGGTGGCGCAGTTCCTCTCCGCTACGCCGGCCTGA
- a CDS encoding ABC transporter ATP-binding protein, whose protein sequence is MIRFKLHKTLSPHASLEVAGELPAGRITALTGESGAGKTTLLRLLAGLANADGGELEVDGECWIRGRHSLPPQQRGVGMVFQDYALFPHLDVRGNVAFGAAPSDAALVEELLELTGLAALAGQRPRQLSGGQRQRVALARALARRPRLLLLDEPLSALDPALRERLQDELLQLQQRFAVTTVLVSHDIPEVFKLASQVLQLSQGRIVRRGSPAEVYLQGNAADRLRLNATVLAIQPADLLWRVTVQSGGSMVDILLDTEEVAGLRVGSQLPLLAGNLCPLPGN, encoded by the coding sequence ATGATCCGCTTCAAGCTGCACAAGACCCTGTCGCCACATGCCAGCCTGGAAGTGGCGGGCGAACTGCCGGCCGGGCGCATCACCGCCCTCACCGGCGAATCCGGCGCCGGCAAAACCACCCTGCTGCGCCTGCTGGCCGGCCTCGCCAACGCCGACGGTGGCGAACTGGAAGTGGACGGCGAATGCTGGATACGCGGCCGCCACAGCCTGCCGCCGCAGCAACGCGGCGTGGGCATGGTGTTTCAGGATTACGCGCTGTTTCCGCACCTGGACGTACGCGGCAATGTGGCCTTCGGCGCTGCGCCCAGCGATGCGGCACTGGTGGAAGAACTGCTGGAGCTGACCGGCCTGGCGGCACTGGCCGGCCAGCGGCCACGCCAGCTGTCCGGCGGCCAGCGACAACGGGTGGCCCTGGCGCGCGCCCTGGCGCGCCGCCCGCGCCTGTTGCTGCTGGACGAGCCGCTATCGGCGCTGGACCCGGCACTGCGCGAGCGGCTGCAAGACGAGCTGCTGCAACTGCAACAACGCTTTGCCGTGACTACCGTACTGGTAAGCCACGACATTCCGGAAGTGTTCAAACTGGCCAGCCAGGTGCTACAGCTGTCACAAGGCCGCATCGTACGCCGCGGCAGCCCGGCCGAGGTCTACCTGCAGGGCAATGCTGCCGACCGGCTGCGGCTGAACGCCACCGTGCTGGCCATCCAGCCAGCAGACCTGCTGTGGCGGGTAACGGTGCAAAGCGGCGGCAGCATGGTGGACATCCTGCTGGATACTGAGGAAGTGGCCGGCCTGCGGGTGGGTAGCCAGCTGCCGCTGCTGGCGGGGAATCTGTGCCCGTTGCCGGGGAACTAG